One region of Culex pipiens pallens isolate TS chromosome 2, TS_CPP_V2, whole genome shotgun sequence genomic DNA includes:
- the LOC128092923 gene encoding transmembrane protease serine 9-like, with the protein MKFYLAVVPFLLLLVPTRQQGSWISSNECGIRKVKTSDGQWPWHVAVYRATPTNRTMEYTCGGTLISEKFVLTAGQCVLDEYLNLLNSNLFAVRLGVFDLERLSLRFGRFRRVVHTFVTYGVWENGSSIALLELGEGVQFGDYVQPICVYQGFLEDIGDGTMAGWSSTRKQPDVLKSSELSVMHPSKCSELSQWLLCAEISNGTIVNKAATGGGFFVERDNIWYLVGVLIQLPQGQTYVGFQGLTQHIQFIKMITDISYLEEIKTLKISTDQPMPPSAPDYANRLPKQCGNFIPSRVYDDFHSEVYEFPWIALVGYRRLHYTYLPYFSCTGTLINRRYVLTSGACVSHGKINVVRLGEQEIGNHRDCDLIDKNDCALVVQDYDVEHFIKHHSHDIGLIRLAGNVVYEGTKPFCSILRIDCNPKIFTSSLFAYR; encoded by the exons atgaaattttacctagCAGTCGTTCCATTTCTACTACTGTTAGTCCCGACTCGCCAGCAGGGCTCCTGGATCAGCAGCAACGAGTGCGGGATTCGCAAGGTGAAGACCTCCGATGGCCAGTGGCCGTGGCACGTGGCCGTGTACCGCGCCACGCCAACCAACCGCACCATGGAGTACACTTGCGGTGGGACGCTTATCAGCGAAAAGTTTGTTCTTACGGCCGGGCAGTGCGTTTTGGACGAgtatttgaatcttttgaactcaAATTTGTTCGCGGTTCGGCTAGGGGTGTTCGATTTGGAACGGCTGAGTCTTAGATTTGGACGATTTCGCAGGGTTGTGCATACTTTTGTGACGTATGGGGTTTGGGAGAATGGAAGCTCGATTGCGCTGCTGGAGTTGGGTGAAGGTGTTCAGTTTGGTGATTACGTTCAACCGATTTGTGTTTATCAAGGGTTTTTGGAAGATATTGGGGATGGAACGATGGCTGGTTGGAGTTCGACGAGGAAGCAACCAGATGTATTGAAGAGTTCTGAATTATCTGTAATGCATCCGTCAAAGTGTTCTGAGTTGAGTCAGTGGCTTTTATGTGCTGAAATTTCAAATGGAACTATAGTGAACAAAGCCGCGACAGGTGGAGGATTCTTCGTTGAAAGAGATAATATTTGGTACTTGGTTGGGGTGTTGATTCAACTACCTCAAGGACAAACCTACGTGGGATTCCAAGGACTAACACAACATATTCAATTTATTAAGATGATAACGGATATCTCGTATTTGGAGGAAAtcaaaaccttaaaaatctcAACTGATCAACCAATGCCTCCATCAGCGCCAGATTACGCCAACCGTCTGCCGAAACAGTGTGGAAATTTCATCCCCAGCCGAGTGTACGACGATTTCCACTCGGAAGTGTACGAATTTCCCTGGATTGCTCTCGTAGGCTACCGCCGACTTCACTACACTTACCTGCCGTACTTTAGCTGCACTGGAACGCTCATCAATCGACGCTACGTGCTGACGTCCGGTGCATGCGTTAGTCATGGGAAGAT TAACGTTGTACGTCTTGGAGAGCAGGAAATCGGAAACCATCGGGATTGTGATTTGATTGACAAAAACGATTGTGCTCTTGTGGTGCAGGACTATGACGTGGAGCACTTTATCAAGCATCATAGTCACGATATCGGGCTGATTCGACTTGCTGGAAATGTTGTTTATGAAGGTACTAAGCCGTTTTGTTCTATATTACGCATTGACTGTAATCCTAAGATTTTCACATCCAGCCT
- the LOC120416703 gene encoding serine protease grass-like codes for MVCRNSNGTGLCYGDVGGGLYNVVDGMWHVIGVLFEAPPKENDQRCVTKSYALYNSVDYYKQFILKYTGLSYLDRDKTTINATDIKSSPKRSNLFPKQCGNFIPNKQPDSEDVHTMEQPWLAIIGRKDADKKPSFYCLGTLINKRYVLTSAACIYKGGMNTVRLGENSLNKIKNCSVNPEPDCFLLAQDFEVQYHIHHESYDKKNQIHDIGLTRLLKDVVYQDHIQPVCLPVTDDLKKQQLSQYVLAGWHEGWNTFLSFVKPQKETVQRMELTECLEQRKSLNSSIKLFEDAIFCTNDTVHFSKCIGYGGEPLGYPVQHNNERYVQFGIRSFRDNCRFFSLVYTNISYYMDWIMDNMEMDAPQEGRVLLKRKGTDFLIRS; via the exons ATGGTGTGTCGGAATTCCAATGGCACTGGCCTCTGTTACGGGGATGTAGGAGGAGGTCTTTACAACGTAGTAGACGGCATGTGGCACGTTATAGGCGTATTGTTTGAGGCCCCTCCAAAAGAAAATGACCAAAGATGTGTAACAAAGAGTTACGCACTGTATAATTCAGTTGATTActataaacaatttattttgaaatatactGGATTGTCGTATCTTGATAGAGACAAAACGACGATTAATGCCACGGATATAAAATCATCACCGAAACGCTCAAATTTGTTTCCAAAACAATGTGGAAATTTTATTCCCAATAAGCAACCTGACAGTGAAGACGTACACACTATGGAACAGCCTTGGTTGGCCATTATTGGAAGAAAAGATGCAGATAAGAAACCTTCCTTTTACTGTTTAGGAACACTCATCAACAAACGCTATGTGTTGACTTCTGCTGCCTGCATTTATAAAGGGGGCAT GAACACGGTGCGATTAGGAGAGAATAGTCTGAACAAGATTAAAAATTGCAGTGTGAACCCCGAACCCGATTGTTTCCTACTTGCTCAGGACTTTGAAGTTCAGTACCACATTCATCATGAAAGTtacgacaaaaaaaatcaaatacatgATATTGGATTGACACGCTTGTTGAAAGATGTTGTATATCAag ATCATATTCAACCTGTGTGTCTGCCAGTTACTGACGACCTCAAAAAGCAACAACTTTCTCAGTACGTTTTAGCTGGCTGGCATGAAGggtggaacacttttttatcgtTTGTGAAGCCGCAAAAGGAGACGGTTCAAAGAATGGAACTCACCGAGTGTCTTGAGCAGCGAAAATCATTAAACTCTTCCATAAAACTATTTGAGGATGCCATTTTTTGTACCAATGATACCGTCCATTTCTCAAAATGTATTGGATACGGTGGGGAACCACTGGGATATCCAGTCCAGCACAACAACGAACGCTATGTTCAGTTTGGAATAAGATCATTTAGAGACAATTGTAGATTTTTCTCTTTGGTTTACACGAACATTTCATATTACATGGATTGGATTATGGACAACATGGAGATGGATGCCCCACAAGAAGGTCGCGTCCTTTTGAAAAGAAAGGGGACCGATTTCTTGATTAGGTCCTAA